One window from the genome of Pelodictyon luteolum DSM 273 encodes:
- the radA gene encoding DNA repair protein RadA, with amino-acid sequence MARQATRYVCSNCGAVSLKYQGRCFECQSWGTLEEIRQEDGPRQGKAVQGVRAAAVQNLHAAAPEEYHRMKTGIGELDRVLGGGLMQASAILVGGEPGIGKSTLMLQLAARLAPAKVLYISGEESPNQIRERATRLRLHAENLWLAPEVHLEAVLETIEKEQPALVIVDSIQTVYSGQYQSSPGTVTQIRECAAMLIHAAKRQNFMLALIGHITKEGSLAGPKTLEHMVDTVLQFEGEGYQRYRIVRSVKNRFGPTNEIGVFRMEECGLEEVANPSEFFISGRRTDVPGNSVLAAIEGSRALLVEVQALVAKTNYSMPQRISTGFDLKRMSIILAVLEKRLGIETWGQDVFVKIAGGLKLVEPASDLAIAAAIASGLLNRPQDASSVCCGEIGLSGELRAISDSERRIREAAHLGFQRIVLPEANTRELKPAIKKLPLTIEGCRTLQEALDAMGI; translated from the coding sequence ATGGCGCGCCAGGCCACCAGGTACGTCTGCTCGAACTGCGGCGCCGTCTCCCTGAAATATCAGGGACGGTGCTTTGAATGCCAGAGCTGGGGAACGCTTGAAGAGATACGGCAGGAAGACGGGCCGAGACAGGGCAAGGCGGTTCAGGGCGTGCGCGCAGCCGCTGTCCAGAACCTCCACGCCGCGGCACCCGAGGAGTACCACCGGATGAAAACCGGAATCGGGGAGCTCGACCGCGTGCTCGGCGGCGGCCTCATGCAGGCCTCGGCCATCCTCGTCGGCGGCGAGCCGGGAATCGGCAAATCAACCCTCATGCTCCAGCTCGCCGCACGCCTCGCTCCCGCCAAAGTGCTTTACATCTCCGGCGAGGAGTCACCGAACCAGATCCGTGAACGCGCCACGCGCCTGAGGCTGCATGCCGAAAACCTCTGGCTGGCTCCGGAAGTGCACCTTGAGGCAGTCCTTGAGACCATCGAGAAGGAACAGCCCGCACTCGTCATCGTGGACTCCATACAGACCGTCTACTCCGGCCAGTACCAGAGTTCCCCCGGCACCGTCACCCAGATACGCGAATGCGCCGCAATGCTCATCCATGCCGCCAAACGCCAGAACTTCATGCTCGCCCTCATCGGTCACATCACCAAGGAGGGCTCGCTGGCCGGTCCGAAAACGCTGGAGCACATGGTCGACACCGTCCTGCAGTTCGAAGGCGAAGGCTACCAGCGATACCGGATCGTCCGCTCGGTGAAGAACCGGTTCGGACCTACCAACGAAATCGGCGTCTTCCGCATGGAGGAGTGCGGCCTGGAAGAGGTGGCGAACCCTTCGGAGTTCTTCATTTCCGGCCGGCGTACCGACGTTCCCGGCAACTCGGTGCTGGCCGCCATAGAGGGATCAAGGGCCCTGCTCGTGGAAGTGCAGGCGCTCGTAGCCAAGACCAACTACTCCATGCCGCAGCGCATCAGCACAGGATTTGACCTGAAGCGCATGTCGATCATCCTCGCAGTCCTTGAAAAACGGCTCGGCATAGAAACCTGGGGGCAGGACGTGTTCGTGAAAATCGCCGGAGGTCTGAAGCTGGTCGAACCGGCATCCGACCTCGCCATTGCCGCCGCCATCGCCTCAGGGCTTCTCAACCGGCCGCAGGACGCCAGTTCGGTATGCTGCGGAGAAATCGGCCTGTCGGGCGAGCTGCGGGCCATCAGCGACAGCGAGCGGCGCATCAGGGAGGCGGCACACCTCGGCTTCCAGCGCATCGTTCTTCCCGAAGCCAATACCCGTGAACTGAAACCGGCCATCAAAAAGCTGCCCCTCACCATCGAGGGATGCCGGACCCTGCAGGAAGCGCTGGACGCGATGGGGATATGA
- the folD gene encoding bifunctional methylenetetrahydrofolate dehydrogenase/methenyltetrahydrofolate cyclohydrolase FolD, with product MLIIDGKKVSLDMKEELKASVESYRSITGKVPGLTVIIVGSDPASEVYVRNKAKTCKEVGMNSSVIELQEDTPEAHLLEVIDSLNRDPAVHGILVQQPLPKQIDEFAVTLAIDPAKDVDGFHPENLGRLVMGHLDKCFVSCTPYGILELIGRYGIETSGKHCVVIGRSNIVGKPMANLMMQKLKESNCTVTVCHSATKDIASYTRQADILIAAIGRAKFVTADMVKQGAVVIDVGINRIEDPTTKSGTRLVGDVDYEGVSAKAAAMTPVPGGVGPMTIAMLLKNTLHSFERANGL from the coding sequence ATGCTCATCATCGACGGAAAGAAAGTTTCGCTGGACATGAAAGAAGAACTCAAAGCCAGTGTGGAATCGTACCGGTCCATAACCGGAAAGGTCCCGGGGCTCACCGTCATCATTGTCGGCAGCGATCCGGCCTCAGAGGTCTATGTACGCAATAAAGCAAAAACCTGCAAAGAGGTCGGCATGAATTCATCCGTCATCGAACTGCAGGAAGATACGCCCGAAGCACATCTGCTTGAGGTGATCGACTCCCTCAACCGGGATCCCGCCGTTCACGGCATTCTGGTACAGCAGCCGCTCCCCAAACAGATCGACGAGTTCGCCGTCACCCTGGCCATCGACCCCGCAAAGGATGTTGACGGGTTCCACCCCGAGAACCTCGGCCGCCTCGTCATGGGCCACCTCGACAAGTGCTTCGTCAGCTGCACCCCCTACGGCATCCTTGAGCTCATCGGCCGCTACGGCATCGAGACCAGCGGGAAACATTGCGTGGTGATCGGGCGCAGCAACATTGTCGGAAAGCCGATGGCCAACCTCATGATGCAGAAACTCAAGGAGTCGAACTGCACCGTCACCGTCTGCCATTCGGCAACGAAGGACATCGCATCCTACACCCGCCAGGCCGACATCCTCATTGCCGCAATCGGCAGGGCGAAGTTCGTGACGGCAGACATGGTCAAACAGGGAGCGGTCGTCATCGACGTCGGCATCAACCGCATAGAGGATCCCACGACGAAGAGCGGCACCCGCCTCGTCGGCGATGTCGACTATGAAGGGGTATCGGCAAAGGCCGCAGCCATGACCCCGGTCCCCGGTGGAGTCGGACCCATGACCATTGCGATGCTTCTGAAAAACACCCTGCACTCCTTCGAGCGCGCAAACGGACTCTGA
- a CDS encoding DUF3109 family protein, with amino-acid sequence MAMISVGDVLVDGAVLDAFFSCDLDACAGCCCVEGELGAPLTPAEAALLEHPPGQLLRMLPEKSARWIARHGSVEVYQGTLYTRTVDSRECVFAVERDRVTLCAIEIAFREGIAGYNKPLSCRLFPIRVRKKFGLAYLVYEEHAMCRAARRLGGELQMPLVDYLSTALEELYGREWVESLAAFRKPSSKS; translated from the coding sequence ATGGCAATGATTTCCGTCGGTGATGTCCTTGTCGACGGGGCGGTCCTCGACGCGTTTTTCTCCTGCGACCTTGATGCATGCGCCGGCTGCTGCTGTGTAGAAGGGGAGCTCGGCGCTCCGCTTACCCCCGCCGAGGCAGCCCTTCTGGAGCATCCGCCGGGACAGCTTCTCCGGATGCTTCCTGAAAAAAGCGCCCGCTGGATAGCGCGCCACGGATCGGTGGAGGTCTATCAGGGTACCCTCTATACCCGTACCGTAGACAGCCGGGAGTGCGTTTTTGCCGTCGAGCGTGACCGGGTGACGCTCTGCGCCATTGAAATCGCTTTCCGGGAAGGCATTGCCGGTTACAATAAACCTCTTTCATGCAGGCTTTTCCCGATACGGGTGCGGAAAAAGTTCGGGTTGGCGTATCTTGTCTATGAAGAGCACGCCATGTGCCGCGCTGCCCGAAGGCTCGGAGGGGAACTCCAGATGCCTCTTGTTGATTATCTTTCTACAGCCCTTGAAGAGCTTTACGGCAGAGAGTGGGTTGAAAGCCTTGCCGCGTTCCGGAAACCATCCTCCAAGAGTTGA
- the rpoN gene encoding RNA polymerase factor sigma-54, whose amino-acid sequence MPEFRLQQKQKALLSVQQILGSQLLQLPLASLEQRINEELQENPLLEPVEGARDSIAELGEAAPTGEMFDEIDRFSKSALKEQERLSARQDARESMPSFSYDRGGGEHFFQAVQHDSFHETLLRQLALQEGVGRTEVLIAIEILGNLDEDGYFTEGASVILDSLRLSGMEAEEEDIEEMRRRILMLDPPGVAALNLRERLLSQLELSRREHPPADLEAALDILRNHFDDFIHRRFERLHKKLDLTNPRLEAAIAVITGLDPHPGVFVDEGGHYISPDFVVNYENGSLFASLNDRSALSVRVSDQYRDLLKTKQGSKDDRQFIRRNLQKANEFKSALETRRQTLLKVIESLMKHQYRFFTDGPAFLQPLGMKTLAADTGLDISTISRAVNGKYVQTRFGVFELRYFFSGGIQNDEGEDVSSKIIRQHLREMIEGEDGARPLSDDSLTAGLAAKGFQIARRTVAKYREQMQIPVARLRKKIF is encoded by the coding sequence ATGCCAGAATTCAGACTGCAGCAGAAACAGAAAGCACTTCTTTCAGTCCAGCAGATCCTGGGCAGCCAGCTGCTCCAGCTTCCGCTTGCGAGCCTTGAGCAGCGCATCAATGAGGAGCTGCAGGAAAATCCGCTTCTTGAGCCGGTCGAGGGAGCAAGGGACAGTATTGCAGAGCTCGGCGAGGCGGCTCCGACCGGCGAGATGTTCGACGAAATCGACCGCTTCAGCAAAAGTGCGCTCAAGGAGCAGGAACGGCTTTCGGCACGCCAGGATGCACGCGAAAGCATGCCCTCGTTCAGCTATGACAGGGGAGGGGGAGAGCATTTCTTTCAGGCGGTCCAGCATGACAGCTTCCATGAAACCCTGCTCCGCCAGCTCGCCCTGCAGGAAGGAGTTGGGCGCACTGAAGTGCTTATCGCCATAGAGATCCTCGGCAATCTGGACGAAGACGGCTACTTCACCGAGGGGGCTTCGGTCATCCTCGACAGCTTGAGGCTGTCCGGCATGGAGGCAGAAGAGGAGGATATTGAGGAGATGCGCCGGAGGATCCTCATGCTGGATCCTCCCGGCGTTGCGGCCCTGAACCTCCGGGAGCGCCTCCTCTCCCAGCTCGAACTTTCCCGGCGGGAGCATCCGCCAGCAGACCTGGAGGCAGCCCTTGACATTCTCCGGAACCATTTCGACGACTTCATCCACCGGCGGTTCGAACGCCTCCATAAGAAGCTCGATCTGACGAATCCCCGCCTTGAGGCGGCCATCGCCGTCATCACCGGCCTTGATCCGCACCCCGGGGTGTTCGTTGATGAAGGGGGGCACTACATCTCACCCGACTTCGTGGTGAACTACGAGAACGGATCGCTTTTTGCCTCCCTGAACGACCGCAGTGCGCTGTCGGTAAGGGTCAGCGACCAGTACCGGGACCTGTTGAAGACGAAACAGGGCTCGAAGGATGACCGGCAGTTCATCCGCCGCAATCTCCAGAAGGCCAACGAGTTCAAAAGCGCCCTTGAAACCCGACGCCAGACGCTCCTCAAGGTTATCGAGTCGCTCATGAAACATCAGTACCGTTTTTTTACCGACGGCCCGGCCTTTCTTCAGCCGCTCGGCATGAAAACCCTGGCCGCCGATACGGGCCTCGACATATCGACCATCAGCCGTGCCGTCAACGGCAAATATGTGCAGACACGGTTCGGGGTATTCGAACTGCGGTACTTCTTCAGCGGCGGCATTCAGAATGACGAGGGTGAGGATGTGTCAAGCAAGATCATCCGCCAGCACCTCCGGGAGATGATCGAGGGGGAGGACGGGGCACGGCCGCTTTCCGACGACAGCCTGACTGCAGGGCTCGCCGCCAAAGGGTTCCAGATCGCCCGCAGGACGGTTGCAAAATACCGTGAACAAATGCAAATTCCAGTTGCAAGACTAAGAAAGAAAATATTTTAA
- the hslV gene encoding ATP-dependent protease subunit HslV encodes MKHPKRPVIRSTTVIGVLRDGKAALGSDGQMTLGNTVVKHSTRKIRSLYQGRLLAGFAGATADAITLLDRFEEKLEAYNGKLERAAVELARDWRTDKYLRRLEAMLAIVSSERALIISGTGDVIEPEDGIVAIGSGSMYALAAARSLMKHTGLSARDIVRESLETAAEICIYTNNHIVVEEV; translated from the coding sequence ATGAAGCACCCAAAGAGGCCCGTGATCCGGTCAACCACCGTGATCGGCGTTCTGCGCGACGGCAAAGCCGCCCTCGGCAGCGACGGGCAGATGACGCTCGGCAACACGGTCGTCAAACACTCCACCCGCAAGATCCGTTCACTTTACCAGGGCCGGCTTCTGGCCGGGTTCGCCGGTGCCACAGCCGACGCCATCACGCTCCTCGACCGTTTCGAAGAGAAACTCGAGGCATATAACGGCAAGCTCGAACGCGCTGCCGTCGAACTCGCCCGTGACTGGCGGACCGACAAGTACCTCCGCCGCCTTGAGGCCATGCTTGCCATCGTCAGCAGTGAGCGGGCCCTCATCATCTCCGGCACGGGGGACGTCATTGAACCCGAAGACGGCATCGTCGCCATCGGCAGCGGAAGCATGTACGCCCTTGCCGCAGCCCGCTCCCTCATGAAGCATACGGGGCTCAGTGCCCGCGACATCGTCCGCGAAAGCCTCGAAACCGCCGCCGAGATCTGCATCTACACCAACAACCACATCGTGGTCGAAGAGGTGTAG
- the hslU gene encoding ATP-dependent protease ATPase subunit HslU has translation MTHKREVALEGKSLGDQHLTPHQIVSLLDKYIIGQKDAKKSVAIALRNRLRRQMVGDELRDEIMPNNIIMIGPTGVGKTEIARRLAKLARAPFVKVEASKFTEVGYVGRDVESMIRDLVDQSVAMVRSEKSEEVREKAASLVEDRLLDILLPPVQASAEQEESFPEDGEEGALLTTGEERAEDANRRTREKMRQRLRGGKLEERQIEMDVSGDSQGGMMQIFGPLGQMEEIGGIMQDLMSGLPRKRKKRRVSIADARRILEQEEVQKLIDMDSVVKEAITKVEQSGIVFIDEIDKIAAPSTGAGTKGPDVSREGVQRDLLPIVEGSNVATKHGMVKTDHVLFIASGAFHVAKPSDLIPELQGRFPIRVELKSLTEEDFFLILTQPRNALIKQYRALIGTEGVELEFTEGSIREIARTAAVVNESVENIGARRLHTIMTNLLEELMFDIPENLSSGKITIDEKMVKDKLSHVASDRDLSQYIL, from the coding sequence ATGACCCATAAGAGAGAGGTTGCCCTTGAGGGGAAGTCCCTTGGCGACCAGCACCTGACACCGCACCAGATCGTATCCCTGCTCGATAAATACATCATCGGCCAGAAAGACGCCAAAAAGTCCGTCGCCATCGCCCTGCGCAACCGGCTCCGCCGCCAGATGGTAGGAGATGAGCTCCGCGATGAAATCATGCCGAACAACATCATCATGATCGGCCCCACCGGCGTCGGCAAGACTGAAATTGCACGGCGCCTGGCAAAACTCGCCCGAGCTCCTTTTGTGAAGGTCGAGGCTTCGAAGTTCACCGAGGTCGGCTATGTCGGCCGCGACGTGGAGTCGATGATCCGCGACCTCGTCGACCAGTCGGTCGCCATGGTCCGCAGTGAAAAAAGCGAGGAGGTCCGTGAAAAAGCGGCCTCGCTTGTCGAGGACCGCCTGCTCGACATCCTGCTCCCTCCTGTGCAGGCCTCGGCTGAGCAGGAGGAAAGTTTTCCGGAGGATGGTGAGGAGGGTGCTCTGCTCACTACGGGAGAGGAGCGTGCAGAGGACGCCAACCGCCGTACCCGCGAGAAGATGCGCCAGCGGCTCCGAGGCGGGAAGCTCGAGGAGCGCCAGATCGAGATGGACGTATCGGGTGATTCACAGGGCGGGATGATGCAGATCTTCGGCCCGCTCGGCCAGATGGAGGAGATCGGCGGCATCATGCAGGACCTCATGAGCGGCCTGCCGCGCAAGCGCAAGAAGCGGCGCGTCTCGATTGCCGATGCCCGCAGGATCCTTGAACAGGAAGAGGTCCAGAAGCTCATCGACATGGACAGTGTGGTGAAAGAGGCCATCACCAAGGTCGAGCAGTCCGGCATCGTCTTCATCGATGAGATCGATAAAATCGCCGCACCCTCCACCGGTGCCGGCACCAAAGGGCCCGACGTCAGCCGCGAAGGGGTGCAGCGCGACCTCCTGCCGATCGTTGAAGGCTCGAACGTGGCCACCAAGCACGGCATGGTCAAAACCGACCATGTGCTCTTCATTGCCTCAGGCGCATTCCACGTCGCCAAGCCCTCCGACCTCATTCCCGAGCTCCAGGGCCGGTTCCCGATCCGCGTGGAGCTGAAAAGCCTCACCGAGGAGGACTTCTTCCTCATCCTCACCCAGCCGCGCAACGCCCTCATCAAGCAGTACCGGGCGCTGATCGGCACCGAAGGCGTGGAACTCGAGTTCACCGAAGGCTCCATCCGCGAAATCGCAAGGACGGCCGCCGTGGTCAACGAGAGCGTTGAGAACATCGGTGCCCGCAGGCTGCATACCATCATGACCAACCTGCTTGAGGAGCTGATGTTCGACATCCCCGAAAACCTCTCTTCCGGCAAGATCACCATCGACGAAAAGATGGTGAAGGACAAGCTGAGCCATGTCGCCTCCGACAGGGATCTCAGCCAGTATATCCTGTAA
- the aroQ gene encoding type II 3-dehydroquinate dehydratase yields MNAPHILVLNGPNLSRLGKREPGIYGHRTLTDINAALEAAFPDVSFEFFQSEDEGEIIERLYDSEDRRSCAGVVLNAGALTHYSIALRDAISAVTLPVVEVHLSNIYAREEFRSKSVISAVCRGVVSGFGEASYHLGVQALLSLAEEGPKQ; encoded by the coding sequence ATGAACGCACCGCATATTCTCGTACTCAACGGCCCGAACCTTTCACGGCTCGGCAAACGCGAGCCGGGCATTTATGGCCACCGGACCCTTACGGACATCAACGCCGCCCTTGAGGCCGCATTTCCTGACGTGTCGTTTGAGTTCTTCCAGTCCGAGGACGAGGGGGAGATCATCGAGCGCCTTTACGACAGCGAAGACCGGAGGTCATGCGCCGGGGTTGTCCTGAACGCCGGGGCCCTGACCCATTATTCCATCGCCCTGCGCGACGCCATCAGTGCCGTCACCCTCCCCGTAGTGGAGGTGCATCTCTCCAACATCTATGCCCGTGAGGAGTTCCGCAGCAAATCGGTGATTTCAGCAGTATGCAGGGGGGTTGTCAGCGGGTTCGGCGAAGCGAGTTACCACCTCGGCGTGCAGGCTCTTCTTTCACTGGCTGAAGAGGGGCCGAAGCAGTAG
- a CDS encoding tetratricopeptide repeat protein codes for MKHYTPTLRLLRTLALGAIVTSLSAIGGTPCAMGETQALHAINEGDRAFWKMQYESADSLYGIALKEDPASAETRWKMARLQVSLAESLRPDRRRERIVHYRKAVDYGRQSIALDSTSAPGHAWLAAALGLLSEKSGPKDKLHNAEEIKHELDTALRLNPNEQTALSMLGSYYRQAASISWFKRMMGGTFVGKMPKGSYLEARETFRKAITLDPRVIRNYHELALVELEMGNRKKAVQLMQAALDKPVLFYSDRRRLQKMRRLIEKLKDD; via the coding sequence ATGAAGCACTACACTCCGACACTCCGCCTCCTCCGCACCTTAGCGCTCGGTGCCATTGTGACCTCTTTGTCTGCCATTGGCGGAACCCCTTGCGCAATGGGCGAAACGCAGGCCCTGCATGCCATCAACGAGGGCGACCGGGCATTCTGGAAAATGCAGTATGAGAGCGCCGATTCGCTCTACGGCATTGCGCTGAAAGAGGATCCGGCCAGCGCCGAAACCCGTTGGAAGATGGCCCGGCTCCAGGTGAGCCTCGCTGAATCGCTGCGCCCGGACCGCCGCCGGGAACGCATCGTGCATTACCGTAAAGCGGTTGACTACGGCCGGCAAAGCATTGCCCTTGACAGCACCAGTGCACCGGGCCATGCCTGGCTTGCAGCGGCTCTCGGCCTCCTGTCGGAAAAGAGCGGACCGAAAGACAAACTCCACAACGCAGAGGAAATCAAGCACGAGCTCGACACTGCGCTCCGGCTGAACCCGAACGAGCAGACGGCGCTCTCCATGCTGGGCTCCTACTACCGGCAGGCTGCCTCAATCAGCTGGTTCAAGCGGATGATGGGGGGAACATTCGTCGGAAAGATGCCGAAAGGCTCATACCTGGAGGCAAGGGAGACGTTCAGGAAGGCGATCACCCTGGACCCCAGGGTGATCCGCAACTATCACGAACTGGCTCTTGTGGAGCTTGAGATGGGCAACAGGAAAAAAGCGGTGCAGCTGATGCAGGCCGCACTGGACAAGCCCGTCCTGTTCTACAGCGACCGCCGGCGCCTGCAGAAGATGCGCCGGCTCATCGAAAAGCTGAAGGACGACTGA
- a CDS encoding DoxX family membrane protein, giving the protein MSDFEWKAGWMRQHPLKSIGVILFLIGRYLFAAIFVYGFWHKLVKGWLWSDLMEGFFTLRLSELEPGSLQALYLEYFAIPMAMPIAWIVTLGELIIAAGLILGIAVRANAAFALFLFLNFTAGAYFNWSMPPLMLYSILMIVLPSGHWLGLERSLLRKHPDSLWFK; this is encoded by the coding sequence ATGAGCGATTTTGAATGGAAGGCCGGCTGGATGCGCCAGCATCCGCTGAAGAGCATAGGAGTCATCCTCTTTCTCATCGGGCGATACCTGTTTGCCGCCATCTTTGTCTACGGGTTCTGGCACAAGCTGGTGAAAGGGTGGCTATGGAGCGACCTGATGGAAGGATTCTTCACCCTGCGGCTCAGTGAACTCGAGCCGGGCTCGCTGCAGGCGCTCTACCTCGAGTATTTCGCCATCCCGATGGCTATGCCGATCGCCTGGATCGTCACCCTCGGAGAACTCATCATCGCCGCGGGACTCATTCTCGGCATCGCCGTAAGGGCCAATGCTGCCTTCGCGCTCTTTCTCTTCCTGAACTTCACGGCCGGCGCGTATTTCAACTGGTCGATGCCGCCCCTCATGCTCTACTCCATTCTCATGATTGTGCTTCCCTCAGGGCACTGGCTCGGGCTTGAGCGGAGTCTGCTCAGGAAACATCCGGACTCACTCTGGTTCAAATAA
- a CDS encoding phosphatidylglycerol lysyltransferase domain-containing protein, which produces MYASLPSSWHRSEECAPRYHAVTLPLSRHTWIPFADIPPSFDLTTLYRELQRLHPEGFVIRGCPPEVSALFHSFGDDTLRTGMDAVLDLTSHRHFEGKRVRAALKRGWRHGMVEEIPPAALTTGRLAALQKESVHAGKPMLRNLFRSNPLETSRCFVFRSFSGVWHACLTLSRQGKNAFHTELMLRSANAPGDVMECLIAGTAEQLRAEGAERLSLGEVPFMIHQGDPQPLALLERILLTAAPLCRHAYDYKGLYAFKNKFRPLWRTMRLCAGPGVALKPSLLFELAYSTGFVELLAEATLQQLDLLDEGEEEPANGGKPFSSASGC; this is translated from the coding sequence ATGTACGCATCCCTGCCCTCAAGCTGGCACAGGAGCGAAGAATGCGCTCCAAGGTACCATGCCGTCACGCTCCCATTATCCCGACATACCTGGATTCCGTTTGCAGACATACCCCCGTCTTTCGACCTCACAACACTCTACAGGGAGCTGCAGCGTCTGCATCCCGAAGGGTTCGTCATCAGGGGCTGTCCGCCGGAAGTCAGCGCCCTGTTCCATTCTTTTGGTGACGACACCCTCAGGACAGGAATGGATGCGGTGCTGGACCTCACTTCACACCGGCACTTTGAAGGGAAAAGAGTCCGGGCAGCGCTTAAGCGGGGATGGCGGCACGGCATGGTTGAGGAAATCCCCCCCGCAGCCCTCACCACCGGGCGCCTTGCGGCACTGCAGAAAGAATCGGTGCATGCCGGAAAGCCCATGCTCCGGAATCTGTTCCGAAGCAACCCCCTGGAAACATCACGGTGTTTCGTGTTCCGGTCGTTTTCGGGAGTCTGGCATGCCTGCCTGACCCTTTCCCGGCAGGGAAAGAACGCATTCCATACCGAGCTGATGCTCCGGAGCGCCAACGCACCCGGAGACGTCATGGAATGCCTTATTGCCGGAACAGCAGAACAGCTGCGGGCTGAAGGCGCTGAACGACTGAGCCTCGGTGAGGTTCCCTTCATGATACATCAAGGGGACCCTCAGCCGCTCGCACTCCTTGAACGGATACTGTTAACCGCAGCGCCGCTCTGCCGGCACGCTTATGATTATAAAGGCCTCTACGCCTTCAAAAACAAGTTCCGTCCCCTGTGGCGCACCATGCGGCTGTGTGCCGGCCCCGGCGTAGCACTAAAGCCGTCCCTGCTCTTCGAGCTTGCCTATAGCACAGGATTTGTCGAACTGCTGGCAGAGGCCACCCTGCAGCAACTCGACCTCCTTGATGAGGGTGAGGAAGAACCAGCAAACGGAGGGAAGCCCTTTTCTTCGGCAAGCGGCTGCTGA
- a CDS encoding bacteriochlorophyll c-binding family protein gives MKDFNGAFVKGAEAYGRLLEVFIDGHWWVVGDYLENVGKCTKRLGANAYPQLYGGASGMGSLRGSSPGVSGYATPTKEVSSRFDS, from the coding sequence ATGAAAGATTTCAACGGCGCGTTTGTTAAGGGTGCGGAGGCTTATGGCCGTCTGCTTGAGGTGTTCATCGACGGACACTGGTGGGTAGTCGGCGATTATCTCGAGAATGTCGGCAAGTGCACCAAGCGTCTGGGCGCCAATGCCTATCCCCAGCTCTACGGCGGTGCGTCCGGCATGGGAAGCCTTCGCGGCAGTTCACCCGGCGTTTCCGGATATGCCACCCCCACCAAGGAAGTTTCCAGCCGGTTTGATTCGTGA